From the genome of Solanum lycopersicum chromosome 7, SLM_r2.1:
ACAATATTGGTGCActccatggtgaaatactagatctgatgaaacccttatctagaaggtctttcaactgctatttcaattccttaagctctgctagagccattctgtaaggaagaatagaaataggttgggtatcttGAAGgaaatcaattccaaagtcgatttccctttcggaAGGAACCCCaggaagatcttttggaaatacttctAGAAATTCACAGACTACTGGAACTAGCTTAAGACATGGGGTTTCAAAGCTTGAATCCTTAACctgaactagatgatagagataaccattagatatcatctttttggacttaaggtaagaaataaatcgacccatagaAGCTAGGATACTACCCTTTTATTCTAGGATTGGTTCATCTGGAAACTGAAAACAAACAATCCAAAATCTACAATCAACtaaggcataacatgagtgtaaccaatcaatgcctagaatgacatcgaagtctaccatttctaacttttcTAGATCTGCTTAGGTGACTTTATGAGAGACTATGACAGGGGAATTTCtatatacccgtctagctataactggatCACCAACTGGAGTAGACATTGAATTTGATTGCAACATAAAGAGTTACAAAACAAAGAGTAGACCCTGGATCtaaaaatgcataaacatcaatatcaaAGACTCGTAACATACCAGTGACTACATCAGAAGAACCTTTCAGATCCTGGGAAGCCTGAAGAGCATAAAGTCTTGTCTGGCGCTAACTACCACCTGTACCAGATGAGGTACCCTGCTGAGTTGGGCGACTTTCTGGTGCTGCTGAATTTGTAGACTGAGCTCTATCATTACCACCTCCTTGACCCTGTCTAGAAGGACAGTCCCTCAACCTGTGACTAGACTGACCACATCCAAAATATCCTTCTTTTCCTGCAAGACACACGCttggatggttcttaccacacttatgGTAAGTGAGGTAAGTGTTGGTGCCTGAAAGACTTCCTTGAGACTTAGAGCCTGGTGCTCTGCCCTTGTTGTCATACCtattcttggaggatggaacactagatGATGAAAAGATTGGAGCTGAAAAATTCTTCTGACCCTGcgagcgatttccaccacccgattTCTACTAAGAATAGTCGTAGTTcccagtcctagccttcttattttccttaGCCTGTCCCTAAGATTATTACCCTCAACCTGGTGGGCATGAATCACAAGCCTAGAGATGATCATATCTCCCAGCAACATAGCATTTATGCACTCTGTCTTCACCAAATCTGATactccatacaagaacttattcatctgagccctAGAGTCAGCAATCATGTGAGGACCATACCcagagagttggttaaacttcaacccatactcttggactgtcatgtttccctgcctcaagttcatgaattattGGGCCTTTACTTCTCTCAAatctattgggaaaaacctgTCGAGAAAAGTCTCACTAAAGAACTCCCAAGTAGTAGGAGCTGCATTTGCACCCCTATTCTCcttccactgagtgtaccaGATATGATCCACGTCTTTTAGCTGGTATGACACCAACTCAACTCGATAAATCCTAGTAACATGCATCACCTCAAAGATATTCTTGATTTCATCCAAGAAATTATGAGGATCTTCATTAGTCTGCaatcctaagaactcaggctgattcatcctaacaaagtcacggacCCTTGCTGCTGCTGATCCACTATTTtcattcataggatcatgcacCCGATTGTTCTGGTGGGTCATACTGTGAGcaaacatctgtatggcatTCCTGAACTCAGCATTGGAGACTTCTTGATCTGGATTGAAGGAGCGACATTTGCATTCCTGGCATTCACATTCCTAGCGTTagctctacgaggaggcatgatctgaaacgtAGAACTTCAAGTAAgaatggaataagatcatacttacgcacgataagagtaacaagaaagtgaagtttttcctaaaacactttatCGCCTCCCTAACATTAGATTTGGTGCACTTCATACCCTTggaaaggactctacttagtgcggcttttttAGACATCTTAGAACTCTTGAACCTAtttctctgataccatgtttcgTCACGCCTCTAGCTACCCTCGAGATgtgacacggaacctaggaccacaagtaatACCCAACTAaccctgttggcatgatcattagcatactaaagataataaatttttgcagaagctaaatcatacttaaaatgagaagatagggaatacccatattgtataactaagatatttgaaaacaatgagtttaatacaaaagaaatattaactcaatactaaggtGAATCtaaagtgtctgaaatatatgtcctagcatgtataattcaagaactaaacaaGTACAAAgttagggttctaaaattcatgcgataatctgagtaataacatgataatctgatttggaacatatatttaataaatttatgaagttatatcaaggttctagaaaccctaggtttaatcatgataagagaatcaataACTGACttaaactaaggacccaatgggtgaaaggaacccactagtgttTTCCCACatgcctggtgatgaaatccacggaaaaatacttatgttTCAGAGCTTGAACTGGTGGATCTTgtggcattcttgaactaggaatcttgagcttttttctcctctcgTGCTTCTAATTtgctaagttttgatttaatgatttgacttggatatgtttaaAACTCTCCCCTCGAGTCGATTCTTTAGTCAGTTGAAGTAGAATAGAAGCCAACATACAAATTTGGAGGCTGATATACAGGTCTtggaagaaaaacaaatagaGAAAATCAAGTAGATACATGTTGTATACATTGAAATACATACGGTAATCATGGACAAATGATAACTACATACATCCTATACGTGGACGAAAATGGTTTAGGCCCAAAACAAGGTGTAGCAGCAatcttaaaatattgaattacttAGATTATGACAGATTGAAGAAAATTGGGTCTCCCAGCCCAACAACTTGAAATTTGGGCTGGGAGGGGCCAacatttttaaagtattaaaCAGAGTATTAATAGAAAATGATATATGGTGGTaccataatttataaatttcatgtttCTAGATTGACAGCTGAACAAAGCAACGCGCTCTATATCCACGAGCCTACACGCTGGTCGGGACCaacactcgaagaccattgatTATCCtcaagcgaacccttggcctggCTAATTAAATCAGCGGAAAACAAACCTCAACTTTGACACgagtaaaaacataataaaaggaaaaaatacgTCATATCATAAGTTTGGCCAAAATTGCATTTGAGTCTTAATAACTGAAAACAACTCCAAACTAAAATAATGCAgtttatgaagcctctaaactgagTAGAGAGGGATGTCAGGACAgcccccacaacatcctaaaagCTAAGATAAcgttataaataaaaagatgtccTCCataatgcaaggaggctcaccacaaACTCTGAAGCTCAATCTGGATCAACGAAGTGTTGCGTGCTGATCCTGggtacctgcgtctgcatcatgaaaTGATGCAGGCCAATTGGCAGCagtatattgaatgtatgagtatgcgagttggagaTCTAAACAACGACTAAGCTTGAGGGGATtagatgaacttaccttggctttGCTCAACATAAGAGTATACCCCCCCaaatgatatacatataaagtAGGTTAAatcacatgcaatatatatatatatatatatatatatatatatatatatatatatatatatataacagtgAAAaaaacttagttcgttaaagggAATGCAATaagaaactcaactttacttatataagaaAGTAATATTGTCTCTGTGACagtttctctaaccaacaaccatcactatAAGCCTAAGTGAGGATACAACGTCTTACCTTACGTTTGAAGAGGACCATCTACACCTTTTCCATCGGTATTGAACCTTActcaacttagtggatccactagctttcCTTGCGTGAACATCTAAAAAGTATTACACGTCAATtcccatgttggctacatggtttacatggagacttgagttaatctgAACTC
Proteins encoded in this window:
- the LOC138337285 gene encoding uncharacterized protein; this translates as MTVQEYGLKFNQLSGYGPHMIADSRAQMNKFLYGVSDLVKTECINAMLLGDMIISRLVIHAHQVEGNNLRDRLRKIRRLGLGTTTILSRNRVVEIARRVRRIFQLQSFHHLVFHPPRIGKEGYFGCGQSSHRLRDCPSRQGQGGGNDRAQSTNSAAPESRPTQQGTSSGTGGS